A single region of the Pelagicoccus enzymogenes genome encodes:
- a CDS encoding IS110 family transposase produces MKEKPLDFAIGIDRSDATLDVCLASLRAGSSPRFDKLANSPDELGAWLARLRSEHPEARVAVAFEMPAPDLVAFLCPRGWLEVYALNPSVPARFRKAFNGSGAKSDLLDCEVLAQLLASHRDKLRAHRLDSAAMRRIDSLSKARRGEVDRQVEQCNRLKSLLKSSFPQALALLGRDLHAPMAIGFLRRWPSLQAAREADPEEMAAFYRSSHCSRRDVIEERLRVVAESVVLTDDPAIMDVMELRISSCLDHIEACSRAIARYDQELARRYAESEDKPIFDSLPGAGPALGPRLLSAMGEDRSRYSSREALQRYSGVAPVTQSSGKKRIVHRRYSRPRFLMQTFVEFAGESIKWSSWASAFWRMKKAAGMTYNCAMRELAYKWQRIIYRMWKTRTAYDEGLYIERLKAKGSPICAYLQDSMKN; encoded by the coding sequence ATGAAGGAAAAGCCCCTGGACTTCGCGATCGGGATCGACCGTTCCGACGCAACCCTGGACGTTTGCCTCGCCTCCCTGCGGGCGGGCTCCAGTCCGCGTTTCGACAAGCTGGCCAACAGCCCCGACGAACTGGGCGCGTGGCTGGCGAGGCTTCGCTCCGAGCATCCCGAGGCCCGCGTCGCGGTGGCCTTCGAGATGCCCGCTCCCGACCTGGTAGCCTTCCTGTGCCCGCGCGGCTGGCTGGAGGTCTACGCCCTCAACCCCAGCGTGCCGGCCCGCTTCCGCAAGGCCTTCAACGGCTCCGGGGCCAAGAGCGACCTGCTGGACTGCGAGGTCCTCGCCCAGCTGCTGGCCTCGCACCGCGACAAGCTCCGGGCCCACCGGCTGGACAGCGCGGCCATGCGCAGGATCGACTCGCTCTCCAAGGCCCGCCGCGGGGAGGTCGACCGGCAGGTCGAGCAGTGCAACCGCCTCAAGTCGCTGCTAAAAAGCAGCTTCCCGCAGGCCCTGGCGCTGCTGGGCAGGGACTTGCACGCCCCCATGGCGATAGGCTTCCTTCGCCGCTGGCCCTCGCTGCAGGCGGCCCGCGAGGCGGACCCCGAGGAGATGGCGGCCTTCTACCGCAGCTCCCACTGCTCGCGCAGGGACGTGATCGAGGAGCGCCTGCGGGTGGTGGCCGAGTCCGTCGTCCTGACCGACGACCCCGCGATCATGGACGTCATGGAGCTTCGAATCTCCAGCTGCCTGGACCACATCGAGGCCTGCTCGAGGGCCATCGCGAGATACGACCAGGAGCTGGCCCGGCGCTACGCCGAGTCGGAGGACAAGCCGATCTTCGACAGCCTTCCCGGAGCCGGTCCGGCTCTAGGGCCGCGGCTGCTCTCGGCCATGGGCGAGGACCGCTCCCGCTACTCCAGCCGCGAGGCCCTGCAGCGCTACAGCGGGGTCGCCCCCGTTACCCAGAGCAGCGGCAAGAAGCGCATCGTGCACCGCCGCTACTCCCGGCCGAGGTTCCTGATGCAGACCTTCGTGGAGTTCGCCGGCGAGTCGATAAAGTGGAGCTCCTGGGCGTCCGCGTTCTGGAGGATGAAGAAGGCCGCGGGAATGACCTACAACTGCGCCATGCGGGAGCTGGCCTACAAGTGGCAGAGGATAATATACCGGATGTGGAAGACTCGAACCGCCTACGACGAAGGGCTCTATATAGAACGACTAAAAGCGAAAGGAAGCCCGATATGCGCGTACCTGCAAGATTCCATGAAAAACTGA